ACCATCCATTCTGGATTATTTCCAGACGACAAGAAGGATTCAATTAGCTTTAGACGCTTACTAACTTTCTTTTGCTTTGTTTCAGAAGTGGTCGTTTCAACCTCACCTCTTAAACGTGCAGCTTCTTCTGCTAGATCAATAGACTTAAGCATGCGTTTAATAGCTTCGGCACCCATTTGTGCTTCAAATTCATCACCATGCTCTTCTAATGCATCTAAATACTCTTCTTCCGTCAGTAGCTGCCAAGGCTCTAAGGGAGTTAGACCTGGATCAACTACCATAAAAGCTTCGAAGTATAAAACAGCTTCGATTTCTTTTAATGTCATATCCAGCATCAAACCAATACGTGACGGAAGAGACTTCAAGAACCAAATGTGAGCAACCGGTGTGGCCAAGTCAATATGACCCATACGCTCACGACGCACTTTAGACTGAGTTACTTCAACACCACACTTTTCACAGATGACACCACGATGCTTTAATCGCTTGTACTTACCACACAAACATTCATAGTCACGAATTGGACCAAAAATCTTGGCGCAAAATAAGCCATCACGTTCAGGCTTAAAAGTACGGTAGTTAATGGTTTCTGGTTTTTTTACTTCACCATATGACCAAGAACGAATCTTTTCAGGAGAAGCAAGAGATACCTTAATGGCATCAAATTCACTAGAAACGTTTTGTTTTTTTAGAAAACCGAGTAAGTCTTTCATTAATCTTGCTCCAACTCAATATCAATACCTAATGCACGAATCTCTTTACGCAATACGCTAAAGGATTCTGGCATGCCTGGTTCCATGTATTCATTACCATCTACGATGTTTTTATACATGCGAGTACGACCATTTAAGTCATCAGACTTCACTGTCAACATTTCTTGAAGTGTAAAGGCTGCGCCATAGGCTTCCAATGCCCACACCTCCATCTCACCAAAGCGCTGACCACCAAATTGAGCTTTACCACCCAATGGTTGCTGAGTAACTAAACTATATGGACCAGTAGAACGAGCATGCATTTTGTCATCAACCAAGTGATTTAACTTCAACATGTACATATAACCTACGGTTACAGTTCTATCAAACTCGTCACCTGTACGTCCGTCAAATAGTCGCATTTGTCCTGATTCAGGTAACTCCGCTAGGCGTAACAATGATTTAATCTGACCTTCATCGGCGCCATCGAATACTGGCGAAGCCATAGGCACGCCCTTACTCAAGTTTTTAGCAAGAACAATAATTTCATCATCACTAAACGCTTTAAAGTCAACCGACTGCCCTTGGCTTTCGTTATAAATCTTGTGTAAGAACTCACGTACATCCTTGATATCTGCATCACGCTTCATCATTGAATCAATTTTTTCACCTAATCCCCAAGCCGCTAGGCCTAAGTGAGTTTCTAAAATTTGACCAACGTTCATACGTGACGGTACACCCAGTGGGTTTAAGCAAATATCGACAGGGCGGCCTGTTTCGTCAAATGGCATATCTTCCACTGGACAAATTCGAGAGATAACACCTTTGTTACCATGACGACCGGCCATTTTATCACCAGGTTGGATGCGACGTTTAATAGCAACATACACCTTAACCATCTTAGAAACGCCCGGCGCTAAATCATCACCTTGCGTAAGTTTTTTACGCTTCTCTTCAAAGGCTTCATTAAGTTCTTTACGCTTTGCTTTCAGCTGTTCTTCTGCTGTTTCAAGTTGACGTAGTGCATCCTCATCATCAACATTGAGACCCAGCCATTTCTTAGCCTCGAGACTATCAAGATACTCAGCTGTTAATTTCGTACCATCTTTCAACTTTAAGCCTGATAGCAAGTTCTTAATACGGTTTAATGTATCTAGTTCAAGAATTTTGTACTGCTCATCAATATCCTTACGAACCTTATCCAATTCTTCTTCTTGGATAGCCTGTGCACGCGCATCTTTCTTCATACCTTCACGAGTGAAGACTTGGACGTCAATAACTGTACCTTCTATACCTTTGGACACACGTAAGGATGTATCTTTTACATCCGATGCTTTTTCACCAAAGATGGCTCGCAGCAACTTCTCTTCAGGTGTTAACTGTGTTTCACCCTTAGGTGTCACCTTCCCTACCAAAACATCGCCTTGCTTAACTTCGGCACCGATATAAACGATACCGCTCTCATCTAGGCGAGACAAAGCCGACTCCCCAACATTAGGAATGTCAGACGTGATCTCTTCTGGCCCAAGCTTCGTATCACGTGCTAAACAGGTAAACTCTTCAATATGAATAGTTGTATAACGGTCTTCTTTAACAACACGTTCAGATACTAAAATCGAGTCTTCGAAGTTGTAGCCATTCCAAGGCATGAACGCGACACGCATGTTCTGACCCAAGGCAAGTTCACCTAAATCCGTTGAAGGACCATCTGCCAAAACATCACCACGTGAAACTACGTCACCTGCGCTTACAATTGGCTTTTGGTTAATACAAGTGTTCTGGTTAGAACGCTGATATTTAATTAGATTATAAATATCAACACCAGTTTCTCCCTCAACAATCTCGTCATCATGGACACGCACAACGATTCTAGAGGCATCCGATGAAACAACCTCACCACCGCGATCTGCCACTACAGTTACACCCGAGTCGATTGCTACTGTTTTCTCAATACCAGTACCAACTAAAGGTTTATCTGCACGCAGAGTAGGAACCGCCTGACGCTGCATGTTTGAACCCATCAATGCACGGTTAGCATCATCGTGTTCAAGAAATGGAATCAATGCCGCTGCTACAGATACGATTTGCTTGGGTGAAACATCCATTAAGTTAATGTCTTTAGACATAGATAACGTAAATTCATTCTGATGACGTGCAGAAATCAAGTCTTCAACAAACTTGCCGTTTTTATCCAGTTTCGCACTAGCCTGAGCGATTACATATTGCGCTTCATCAATCGCAGAAATATAAACCACATCATCGGTGACCTTGCCATCTACAACTTTACGGTAAGGAGTTTCTAAGAAACCATACTCGTTGGTTTTTGCATAAACAGCTAACGAGTTAATCAAACCAATGTTTGGCCCTTCAGGAGTTTCAATCGGGCAAACACGACCATAGTGAGTAGGATGCACGTCACGAACTTCAAAACCAGCACGTTCACGCGTCAAGCCACCTGGGCCTAACGCTGAAACACGACGCTTATGCGTAACTTCCGAAAGCGGATTGACTTGATCCATAAACTGAGACAACTGGCTCGAGCCAAAAAATTCTTTAATTGCAGCAGACACTGGCTTAGCATTAATCAAATCCTGAGGCATTAAACCATCAGACTCTGCCTGGTTGAGTCGTTCTTTAACAGCACGCTCAACACGAACCAAGCCAACTCTAAATGCATTTTCAGCCATTTCGCCTACAGCACGAATACGACGGTTACCCAAAGTATCAATATCATCAACTGTACTTTGACCATTTCGAATATTAATCAATTCACGAATAACATCAACAATATCTTCACGCTCAAGAACAAGTTTACCTTCGTTATCTTGACGACCTAAACGACGGTTTAACTTCATTCGACCTACTGAAGATAAATCATAACGATCTTCTTGGAAAAACAAGCTATTGAATAATGCCTCGGAAGAGTCTTTTGTTGGCGGCTCACCTGGACGCATCATACGGTAAATTTCAATCTGTGCTTCTAGCTGAGTAGAAGTTGAATCAAGATTCAACGTATCTGACATGTATGAACCGTGAAGTAACTCATCAATATAGAGCACTTCAAACTGTAGCTTACTTAGTTCATTAATCTTATCGAGAATATCTTGCGTGATAATCGAGTTTGCGGCTGCGATCAACTCACCTGAAGAGGTATCGACAACATTTTTGGCCATCACTTTGCCGAGTAAAAATTCAACAGGCACATCTATAGAAGAAACACCCGCTTCAGCCATTTTTTTGATAGTACGCGCGGTAATGCGAGTGCCTTCTGCGGCAAACACCTCACCTTTGGCAGCTATATCAAAAGTCGCCATTTGACCTTTAAACTGCTCTGGATCAAATGCAAGTGAATATTTGCCTTTTGACATTTTAATTTTGGATGTATCGAAGAACATCTCTAAAATCTGTTCGTTGTCGTAACCCATCGCACGCAATAGAATTGAAATTGGTAATTTACGACGACGATCGATACGAGTAAATAAACAATCATTATGATCAAACTCGAAATCTAACCAAGAACCACGGTAAGGAATAATTCTGGCATTAAATAAGATTTTGCCTGAAGAATGAGACTTACCTTTATCATTATCAAAAATGACGCCGGGAGAACGATGCAATTGAGTCACAATTACACGCTCAGTACCATTAATAACGAATGTACCGTTATCGGTCATCAAAGGCATATCACCTAAATATACTTCTTGTTCTTTAATGTCTTTAACAGGGCGATTTCCAACTGGAGCATCCTTGTCGTACATGACCAAACGCATTTTTACGCGAAGTGGTGCGGCATAAGTTACGCCGCGCTGCTTGCATTCTTTAACATCAAATTCAGGCTGACCAAGGTGATAGCTGACATAATCCAAGTCGGCTGTACCCGCAACGCCTTTAATTGGGAAGACTGAACTGAAAGCAGAGTGCAAACCAATGCTGGCGCGCTCTAAAGGTTTCTTATCCTTCTGGATAAAGTCATGATATGACCCTTTCTGAAGCGATAATAAATATGGGACATCCAACATCGAAGGTTGTGTTGAGAAGTCTTTACGGATGCGTTTCTTTTCGGTTAACGAGTAAGTCGTCATTGAGTACCTCTGCAAAAGAACAAGTCATAATTGATAAATAGAGAAATCTATTTAAATGTATAAAACTGTAGTATCAGTCCTCACTGAATATCACACTTTTACACACTACCTTAAACAAGAAAAGGCCGGCACCTAAGTACCAGCCATTTCATACTGCTTTTTACGCAGTTAAAAGCGAGAAATTACTTGATTTCAGCCTGTGCACCAGCTTCTTCAACTTGCTTCTTAATTTCTTCAGCTTCTTCTTTCGATACACCTTCTTTAAGTACAGTAGGTGCTGATTCAACTGCTTCTTTAGCTTCTTTCAAGCCAAGACCTGTAATACCACGAACCGCTTTGATAGCACCAACTTTGTTGCTACCAGCGCTTGTTAGGATTACATTGAATTCAGTTTGTGCTTCAGCGCCTGCGCCTGCGTCTGCAGCTGGACCAGCTGAAACCATAGCGGCAGCTGAAACACCAAACTTCTCTTCCATTGCTGAAATCAATTCAACAACTTCCATTACAGTCATGTTAGCAACTGCTTCTAAAATATCATTCTGTGATACGGCCATTTGATAATCTCCTAAAATTGAATTTGCGTGTCGTAATTACTAAAGAAATTACGCCGCTTCTTTGGCTTCTTTGTATGCTGCAAGTGTACGTGCCAATTTCTCGACAGGTGCTTTCATTACATACATTAACTTGCCCAATGCTTCTTCGTAAGTCGGTAGTGCAGCAATTGCATCAAGCTGGCTAGCGTCCATAACGCCAGAACCAATTGATAGCGACTTAATAACCAATGCTTCATTACTCTTTTTAAAATCTTTAGCAATACGAGCCGCAGCTGACAATTCATTTGTAGAGAAAACCAGTACAACTGGACCTACCAAATCAGACTGCATATCTTCAAAAGGTGAACCTTGTAAAGCTTTGCGTGCCAAAGTATTTTTAACAACACGGATAACTACATCAGCATCACGTGCCTTAGAGCGAAGATCAGTCATCTGCTCCACAGTCAACCCACGATATTCAGCTACTACAATCGATACAGACTTCTCTACTATGGCAGAGACTTCTTCAACGACTAGCTTTTTATCTTCGAGTTTAAGTGCCATTCTAACCTCCTAACAGTTTAACCAGCTCCCTGATCAAACCACTCATCTACGTAGGTCTCAGATGAAATTAAGGCCACTCATTAAGTCGCCACCTACGGTCTGCGATGGGCACTCACAATTTTGGAGACCCAATTCGCAAATCCATCCTTTCAGATAGATTAAATCGTTGACTGATCTACTGGAACACCTGGTCCCATCGTGCTAGATACAGTTACTTTTTTCATAAACACACCTTTTGCCGCAGAAGGCTTAGCTTTATTTAAGTCTTCTAACAATGCAGCAAGGTTTTCTTTTAGCTTTTGGGCATCAAACGAGGCCTTACCAATTGGTGCATGGATAATACCAGCCTTGTCAACGCGGTAACGAACCTGACCAGCTTTTGCATTATTGATCGCACCAACAACATCTGGTGTAACTGTGCCGGTTTTTGGGTTAGGCATTAAGCCACGCGGACCAAGAACCTGGCCCAACATACCCACAACACGCATTGCGTCTGGACTTGCAATAACCACGTCAAAATCCATCATGCCTTTCTTAATTTCATCAGCAAGCTCTTCCATACCAACAAAATCAGCACCGGCTTCTTTTGCAGCGGCCTGATTCGCTTCACCAGTAAACACAGCTACACGAATTGTTTTACCTAAGCCATTAGGAAGAACTGTTGCGCCACGCACAACTTGATCAGATTTACGTGGATCAACACCCAACTTAACAGCTACATCAACTGTTTCATCAAATTTAGTTGAACCTGCAAACTCTTTAACCAAATCTAAGGCTGCAATAATGTCATATGACGAGTCTTTATTTAGACGCTCAGCAACCATTTTCTGTTTTTTCGTTAGCTTTGCCATCTTCTATTACTCCTCGACCGTTAGACCCATACTACGAGCTGAGCCCGCAATAATCTTGACTGCTGTTTCCAAATCATTGGCATTTAAATCAGCCATTTTGGTCGTAGCGATTTCTTCCAACTGAGCACGCGTCACTTTACCAACCTTATTAAGGTTTGGAATTGCGCTACCCTTCTGGATACCTGCTGCTTTTTTCAATAAGATGGCAGCTGGTGGGGTCTTGGTAATAAAAGTAAAGCTCTTATCACTATAAACAGTGATAACGACAGGCAGAGGCAATCCTTTTTCAACATTTTGCGTTTGCGCATTAAATGCTTTACAGAATTCCATAATATTTACGCCGCGCTGACCTAAAGCTGGACCAACGGGTGGACTTGGATTTGCATTCCCTGCAGGGATTTGCAATTTAATATAGGCTGCAATTTTCTTGGCCATTTTCTACTCCTTGTGGGTAATAGCGCCGTAAGGCTCCCCGTTAAAAAAATCAGCTCTTAACGACTTGAGCAAACTCCAACTCAACCGGAGTTGAACGCCCAAATATTAACACTGATACTTGTAGTCTATTTTTGTCATAATCTACGCCTTCCACTACCGCCTCGAAGTCGGTAAATGGACCATCCGTGACTCGAACCATTTCTCCCGGCTCGTAAATTACTTTTGGACGTGGCTTATCAACGTTTTCTTCTACACGTTGTAAAATTCGGTCAACTTCCTTTTGCGTAATAGGCGCAGGACGATCACTCGTACCACCAATAAAACCCATCACCTGAGGAACACTTTTAACTAGATGCCAACTAGCCTCGTTCATTTCCATTTCTACTAAAACGTAACCAGGAAAAAACTTGCGCTCACTGGTGCGCTTTTTGCCATCACGAATTTCAACTACTTCTTCTGAAGGCACCAAAATACGTCCAAAATCATTCGTTAATTCAGCGCGCTCTATATACTCAACTAAAGCCGCCTTAACTTTATTCTCATAACCAGAATAAGCGTGTACTACATACCATCTTTTCGCCACGTTAGCCTCCCTGTCCTGTCAGCAATTTAACCGCCCACAAGAAAAACATATC
The Thiomicrospira pelophila DSM 1534 genome window above contains:
- the rpoB gene encoding DNA-directed RNA polymerase subunit beta translates to MTTYSLTEKKRIRKDFSTQPSMLDVPYLLSLQKGSYHDFIQKDKKPLERASIGLHSAFSSVFPIKGVAGTADLDYVSYHLGQPEFDVKECKQRGVTYAAPLRVKMRLVMYDKDAPVGNRPVKDIKEQEVYLGDMPLMTDNGTFVINGTERVIVTQLHRSPGVIFDNDKGKSHSSGKILFNARIIPYRGSWLDFEFDHNDCLFTRIDRRRKLPISILLRAMGYDNEQILEMFFDTSKIKMSKGKYSLAFDPEQFKGQMATFDIAAKGEVFAAEGTRITARTIKKMAEAGVSSIDVPVEFLLGKVMAKNVVDTSSGELIAAANSIITQDILDKINELSKLQFEVLYIDELLHGSYMSDTLNLDSTSTQLEAQIEIYRMMRPGEPPTKDSSEALFNSLFFQEDRYDLSSVGRMKLNRRLGRQDNEGKLVLEREDIVDVIRELINIRNGQSTVDDIDTLGNRRIRAVGEMAENAFRVGLVRVERAVKERLNQAESDGLMPQDLINAKPVSAAIKEFFGSSQLSQFMDQVNPLSEVTHKRRVSALGPGGLTRERAGFEVRDVHPTHYGRVCPIETPEGPNIGLINSLAVYAKTNEYGFLETPYRKVVDGKVTDDVVYISAIDEAQYVIAQASAKLDKNGKFVEDLISARHQNEFTLSMSKDINLMDVSPKQIVSVAAALIPFLEHDDANRALMGSNMQRQAVPTLRADKPLVGTGIEKTVAIDSGVTVVADRGGEVVSSDASRIVVRVHDDEIVEGETGVDIYNLIKYQRSNQNTCINQKPIVSAGDVVSRGDVLADGPSTDLGELALGQNMRVAFMPWNGYNFEDSILVSERVVKEDRYTTIHIEEFTCLARDTKLGPEEITSDIPNVGESALSRLDESGIVYIGAEVKQGDVLVGKVTPKGETQLTPEEKLLRAIFGEKASDVKDTSLRVSKGIEGTVIDVQVFTREGMKKDARAQAIQEEELDKVRKDIDEQYKILELDTLNRIKNLLSGLKLKDGTKLTAEYLDSLEAKKWLGLNVDDEDALRQLETAEEQLKAKRKELNEAFEEKRKKLTQGDDLAPGVSKMVKVYVAIKRRIQPGDKMAGRHGNKGVISRICPVEDMPFDETGRPVDICLNPLGVPSRMNVGQILETHLGLAAWGLGEKIDSMMKRDADIKDVREFLHKIYNESQGQSVDFKAFSDDEIIVLAKNLSKGVPMASPVFDGADEGQIKSLLRLAELPESGQMRLFDGRTGDEFDRTVTVGYMYMLKLNHLVDDKMHARSTGPYSLVTQQPLGGKAQFGGQRFGEMEVWALEAYGAAFTLQEMLTVKSDDLNGRTRMYKNIVDGNEYMEPGMPESFSVLRKEIRALGIDIELEQD
- the rplL gene encoding 50S ribosomal protein L7/L12 → MAVSQNDILEAVANMTVMEVVELISAMEEKFGVSAAAMVSAGPAADAGAGAEAQTEFNVILTSAGSNKVGAIKAVRGITGLGLKEAKEAVESAPTVLKEGVSKEEAEEIKKQVEEAGAQAEIK
- the rplJ gene encoding 50S ribosomal protein L10 — protein: MALKLEDKKLVVEEVSAIVEKSVSIVVAEYRGLTVEQMTDLRSKARDADVVIRVVKNTLARKALQGSPFEDMQSDLVGPVVLVFSTNELSAAARIAKDFKKSNEALVIKSLSIGSGVMDASQLDAIAALPTYEEALGKLMYVMKAPVEKLARTLAAYKEAKEAA
- the rplA gene encoding 50S ribosomal protein L1, whose product is MAKLTKKQKMVAERLNKDSSYDIIAALDLVKEFAGSTKFDETVDVAVKLGVDPRKSDQVVRGATVLPNGLGKTIRVAVFTGEANQAAAKEAGADFVGMEELADEIKKGMMDFDVVIASPDAMRVVGMLGQVLGPRGLMPNPKTGTVTPDVVGAINNAKAGQVRYRVDKAGIIHAPIGKASFDAQKLKENLAALLEDLNKAKPSAAKGVFMKKVTVSSTMGPGVPVDQSTI
- the rplK gene encoding 50S ribosomal protein L11; protein product: MAKKIAAYIKLQIPAGNANPSPPVGPALGQRGVNIMEFCKAFNAQTQNVEKGLPLPVVITVYSDKSFTFITKTPPAAILLKKAAGIQKGSAIPNLNKVGKVTRAQLEEIATTKMADLNANDLETAVKIIAGSARSMGLTVEE
- the nusG gene encoding transcription termination/antitermination protein NusG; this translates as MAKRWYVVHAYSGYENKVKAALVEYIERAELTNDFGRILVPSEEVVEIRDGKKRTSERKFFPGYVLVEMEMNEASWHLVKSVPQVMGFIGGTSDRPAPITQKEVDRILQRVEENVDKPRPKVIYEPGEMVRVTDGPFTDFEAVVEGVDYDKNRLQVSVLIFGRSTPVELEFAQVVKS